TCTTTATCTGTCAAAATACCCTTAGAAGTTGAAATTATTGCAATACCATAACCTGATAAAACTGAAGGAATGTTTGAAGCTGTTGTATATACTCTTAGACCAGGTTTTGAAATTCTCTTAAGATCAAAAATTGCACTTGTGTTTCCTTTGTATTTTAGAGTAATTAAAATTTTCTTTTCAATTCCCTGACCTACAATTTCATAGCCACTAATGTAACCTTCTTTTTTAATGATTTCAACAATTTTTAATTTTTTATTTGAAAAAGGTATGTTAACGCTTTTGTGTTTTCTTTTTGTTGCGTTTTTTATTCTAGTTAACATATCTGCTATTGGATCTGTAATAATAGACATAATCTATCAACTCGCTTTCTTAAGACCTGGTATTTTTCCTTCATGGGCTAATTTTCTAAAACATATACGGCAGATTTCAAATTTTCTTAAAACAGCATGTGGACGACCACATAGTTGACATCTTGTATATGCTCTTGTTGAGAATTTTGCTACTCTAGCAGCTTTGACTTTTAATGATTTTTTTGCCATATATTTCCTTTATTTTTCAACCTTTGCAAATGGAATTCCAATACCTTCTAAAAGTGCTCTTGCTTCTTTGTTGGTTTTAGCTGAAGTTACAATAATTACATCCAAACCTTTAATTTTTCTAATTTTGTCAAATTCAATTTCTGGGAAAATAATTTGCTCTTTTATTCCTAGTGAGTAGTTTCCTCTACCGTCAAAAGCTTTTGGACTAACTCCTCTAAAATCTCTAATCCTTGGCATAGCAATGTTGATTAGTTTATTTAAGAAAATTCACATGTTTTTTGATCTTAGAGTAACTTTACCACCCATTGGCATTCCTTCTCTTAGTTTTCAAGAAGCCAAAGATTTTTTAGCAACAGTTTGATAAGGTTTTTGTCCTGAAATTAAAGTTAGCTCATTAATAACTTCTTCAATTGCTTTAGCATTTGTTACTTCTTTTCCAGCTGTCATATTCAAAATAACTTTTTCAATTCTAGGTATTTCCATAGACGAAGAGTAATTAAATTGTTTTTGTAAATTTGACTTTACTTCTTTTAAATATTTTTCTTTTAAAATCACAACTAAATTACCTTTCCTGTTTTTCTAGCAATTCTAACTTTTTTGTCTTTTCTTTTTTCATAAGAAATTTTGCTAGCAATTCCACTTTTATCTTTTGGTCCACTTTTATGAACATAAGCTACATTTGAAATATGAATTGGAGCTTCAAAGTTTTGAATTGAACCCTCTGAATTAGATTGAGAAGGTTTTACATGTTTGGTTACAACATTTACACCTTTGACTTGAACTCTTTGCTGTTTTGGTAAAACTTTTAAAATTGTTCCTTTTGTTCCTTTGTATGAACCGGCAATAACAATAACTTCATCATTTTTTCTTAATTTTGTTTTCATAATTATCTTCCTACAACACCTCAGGAGCTAAAGAAACGATTTTTAAATATCCTTTTTCTCTTAACTCTCTTGCAACAGGACCAAAAACCCTTGTTCCTCTTGGACTTTTATCTTCTTTAATTATTACCACAGCGTTGTCATCAAAAGAAACATGTTGACCATTTTCTCTTTTAATTCCATATTTTGTTCTTACAATTACCGCTTTAACTACTTGACCTTTTTTAACAATTCCATTTGGAATAGCTTTTTTAACAGAACAAACAACAACATCACCAATATTTGAACTTTTTTTAACTGATCCACCTAAGTTTCTAATAATTCCAACTTCTTTAGCCCCTGAGTTATCTGCAACTTTGGCAACTGATAATTCTTGTAACATACTAATTACCTTCCTTTGCAAGTTCAATAATTTTGTCTAGTCTAAATTTTTTGGTCTTAGAAATTGGTCTTGTTTCAATAATTTTGACAATGTCACCAATTTTAGCTTTGTTTTGTTCATCATGAGCTGCAAATCTCTTTGTTTTTTTGAATCTTTTTGAGTAAATTGGGTGTTTTTTATAAATATCAACTGCAACAATAATAGTCTTGTCATTAACTGAAGAAACAACAGATCCAACTAGTGCTTTTCTTGTATTGATTCTTTCCATTATTGTGCTCCTCTATTTTTTTGACTTAGTGCTGTTAAGACTTTAGCAATGTCTTGTCTTACCATTTTAATTTTGTGTGTTTGATCTAATTGTCCTGTTGAGTTTTGAAATCTTAAAGTAAATAATTCAGCTTTTAGATCATTTACCATTTGTTCTAATTCAGCAACTGGTTTAACATTTATATCTTTAAATTTCATCTTAAATTACCTCTTCTTTAGGGCTGGCCTCAACAATTCTTCATTTAACAGGTAATTTGTGTCCAGCTAATCTTAGAGCATCTTTGGCAACTTCAGGTTTTATTCCAGAAACTTCAAACATCATTGTTTGTCTTTTAACTACTGAATATCATTTTTCAGGAGAACCTTTTCCTGAACCCATTCTTACTCCAATTGGTTTTGATGTTTTAGATAAGTGAGGGAAGATTCTAATAATAACTTGTCCTTCACGACCCATTCTTCTTGTAGCTGCAATCCTTGCTGATTCAATTTGTCGTGCTGTAATTCATGCACTTGTTGTAGCTTGAAGACCATATTCACCAAAAGAAACTTTGTTACCTTTAAAGGCATCTTTTTTATCGTGTCTAATTCTAAACATTTTTCTATGTTTAGTTCTTTTTGGTTGAAGCATTATTGTTTACCTCCGTCTAAAATTTCCCCTAGTGAAACTCAAACTTTAATTCCAATTGCTCCATAAGTAGTTCTAGCAGTAGCTTGTGCATAGTCAACTTTTTGTCTTAGGGTATGAAGTTTCATCTCACCCTCAGTGTAACCTTCTGTTCTAGCCATATCAACTCCATTTAAACGTCCTGATACAGCAGTTTTAATTCCTTTAGCCCCTGCTTTTAGAGAATTTCTAATTGCAAATTTTTGAGCAATTCTAAATGGTTTACGATTTTCCAAATCAACTGCAATTTGTTCAGCTAACAAACGTGCATTTAATTCAGGTTGGTCAATGTTAATTACATCAATTTTGATGTCTTTGTTTTTTTGTCTTAAAAATTTTTGTAAAGATGCAGTTAATGTTTGGATGTTTTTACCTTCTTGTCCTAACATAGCACCTCTTTTGGCACTATGAACTCCAACGAAAACTCTTCCTTTTTGATCTCTTTTAATTTCAACTTTTCCAATTAAGTATTGTCTAACTAGTTTTTCAAAAAACTGGTGAATTTTTTGGTCTTCTAATAAAAATTTACTAAAGTCTTTTTTCTCTGCATATCAAATAGCATTGTGTTGCTTTGTAATTCCGTATCTAAAACCATTTGGATTGACTTTTTGTCCCATTAATTTCTCCTATCTTTCGCTTACCATTACTGATAAATGTGATGTTCTTTTTAAAATTCTAGTTGCTCTACCTTGTGAGTGAGGTTGAAATCTTTTTAGAGTTGGTCCTTCATTAACCATAACATTTGAAACATAAAGTTTTGAAGCATCAAGTCCATGATTGTTAACAGCATTTGAAATAGCTGAGTTTAAAATTTTTAGAAAAATTGGCGCTGATTTTTTATTAGTGTTTTTTAAAATTGAAATAGCATTTGCAGTTGATTGGTGTCTAAATAAATTTGCCACTAATGAAGCTTTTTTTGAACTTACTCTAACTGTTTTTAATAGTGCTCTTACTTCCATTATTTTTTCTTCCTTTTATCTTCACCATGACCACCAAAAGTTCTTGTAGGTGCAAATTCACCTAATTTGTGACCTACCATGTCATCAGTTACAAAAACATCTATAAAATTTTTACCATTATGAACTTGGAAAGTTAAATTAACAAAATCTGGAAATATTGTTGATCTTCTTGACCATGTTTTAATTGGTTTTCTACTTTTTGATTCAATTGCTTTTTCAACTTTTTTAAGCAAATGTTCATCTGCAAAAGGCCCTTTTTTTAACGATCTAGCCATTATTTACTTTCCTTTCTTCTTCTTATAATTAATTTAGTAGATGATTTTTTGTTATCTCTTGTTTTAACACCCAAGGCTTTTTTACCTCAAGGAGTTAAAGGAGCTTTACGACCAATTGGTTGTTTACCTTCTCCTCCACCATGTGGGTGGTCAATTGGGTTCATAACTGATCCTCTAACTGTTGGTCTTATACCTTTGTGTCTATTTCTTCCAGCTTTACCAATGTTAACTAGTGAGTGCTCTTCATTTCCAACGATTCCAATTGTAGCTCTACATTTTGCAAAAACTTTTCTAACCTCTCCTGATTTAAGTCTTATCAAAACATATTTTCCTGATTCTTCTTTACCTAAAATTTGAGCATATGAACCAGCTGATCTTGCTAGAATTCCTCCACCTTTTGGTTGAAGCTCAATGTTGTGAATGTTTGTTCCTTCAGGAATGTTAGCTAGTTCAAGGCTATTTCCCACAATAATATCAACATTTTCTCCTGAGACAATTCTTTGTCCGACTTTGATTCCTTTAGGAGATAAAATATATCTTTTTTCTCCATCTAAATAAGTAACTAAAGAAATGTTTGCTGATCTATTTGGATCATATTCAATTGTTTTTACAATTGCTTCAATGTTGTCTTTATTTCTTTTGAAGTCAACTAAACG
The sequence above is a segment of the Mycoplasmopsis pulmonis genome. Coding sequences within it:
- the rpsH gene encoding 30S ribosomal protein S8; translated protein: MSIITDPIADMLTRIKNATKRKHKSVNIPFSNKKLKIVEIIKKEGYISGYEIVGQGIEKKILITLKYKGNTSAIFDLKRISKPGLRVYTTASNIPSVLSGYGIAIISTSKGILTDKEARKENVGGEVIAYIW
- a CDS encoding type Z 30S ribosomal protein S14, whose amino-acid sequence is MAKKSLKVKAARVAKFSTRAYTRCQLCGRPHAVLRKFEICRICFRKLAHEGKIPGLKKASW
- the rplE gene encoding 50S ribosomal protein L5, whose amino-acid sequence is MILKEKYLKEVKSNLQKQFNYSSSMEIPRIEKVILNMTAGKEVTNAKAIEEVINELTLISGQKPYQTVAKKSLASWKLREGMPMGGKVTLRSKNMWIFLNKLINIAMPRIRDFRGVSPKAFDGRGNYSLGIKEQIIFPEIEFDKIRKIKGLDVIIVTSAKTNKEARALLEGIGIPFAKVEK
- the rplX gene encoding 50S ribosomal protein L24; amino-acid sequence: MKTKLRKNDEVIVIAGSYKGTKGTILKVLPKQQRVQVKGVNVVTKHVKPSQSNSEGSIQNFEAPIHISNVAYVHKSGPKDKSGIASKISYEKRKDKKVRIARKTGKVI
- the rplN gene encoding 50S ribosomal protein L14, giving the protein MLQELSVAKVADNSGAKEVGIIRNLGGSVKKSSNIGDVVVCSVKKAIPNGIVKKGQVVKAVIVRTKYGIKRENGQHVSFDDNAVVIIKEDKSPRGTRVFGPVARELREKGYLKIVSLAPEVL
- the rpsQ gene encoding 30S ribosomal protein S17 translates to MERINTRKALVGSVVSSVNDKTIIVAVDIYKKHPIYSKRFKKTKRFAAHDEQNKAKIGDIVKIIETRPISKTKKFRLDKIIELAKEGN
- the rpmC gene encoding 50S ribosomal protein L29; protein product: MKFKDINVKPVAELEQMVNDLKAELFTLRFQNSTGQLDQTHKIKMVRQDIAKVLTALSQKNRGAQ
- the rplP gene encoding 50S ribosomal protein L16; the encoded protein is MLQPKRTKHRKMFRIRHDKKDAFKGNKVSFGEYGLQATTSAWITARQIESARIAATRRMGREGQVIIRIFPHLSKTSKPIGVRMGSGKGSPEKWYSVVKRQTMMFEVSGIKPEVAKDALRLAGHKLPVKWRIVEASPKEEVI
- the rpsC gene encoding 30S ribosomal protein S3, producing the protein MGQKVNPNGFRYGITKQHNAIWYAEKKDFSKFLLEDQKIHQFFEKLVRQYLIGKVEIKRDQKGRVFVGVHSAKRGAMLGQEGKNIQTLTASLQKFLRQKNKDIKIDVINIDQPELNARLLAEQIAVDLENRKPFRIAQKFAIRNSLKAGAKGIKTAVSGRLNGVDMARTEGYTEGEMKLHTLRQKVDYAQATARTTYGAIGIKVWVSLGEILDGGKQ
- the rplV gene encoding 50S ribosomal protein L22, which produces MEVRALLKTVRVSSKKASLVANLFRHQSTANAISILKNTNKKSAPIFLKILNSAISNAVNNHGLDASKLYVSNVMVNEGPTLKRFQPHSQGRATRILKRTSHLSVMVSER
- the rpsS gene encoding 30S ribosomal protein S19, with amino-acid sequence MARSLKKGPFADEHLLKKVEKAIESKSRKPIKTWSRRSTIFPDFVNLTFQVHNGKNFIDVFVTDDMVGHKLGEFAPTRTFGGHGEDKRKKK
- the rplB gene encoding 50S ribosomal protein L2, which codes for MAIRKLNPTTNGTRNMSILDYKTNLTGHAPEKSLMKILKKNSGRNNRGVITTRHKGGREKRFYRLVDFKRNKDNIEAIVKTIEYDPNRSANISLVTYLDGEKRYILSPKGIKVGQRIVSGENVDIIVGNSLELANIPEGTNIHNIELQPKGGGILARSAGSYAQILGKEESGKYVLIRLKSGEVRKVFAKCRATIGIVGNEEHSLVNIGKAGRNRHKGIRPTVRGSVMNPIDHPHGGGEGKQPIGRKAPLTPWGKKALGVKTRDNKKSSTKLIIRRRKESK